One Longimicrobium sp. genomic region harbors:
- a CDS encoding GIY-YIG nuclease family protein, whose product MKQYYVYILASLSRKLYIGVTSDLARRVYEHKHEVLPGFTAKYDIDRLVYFEVVENPRTAIARETQLKGLLRKKKVELIESANPGWRDLAVELGLID is encoded by the coding sequence ATGAAGCAATACTACGTCTACATCCTCGCCAGTCTGTCCCGGAAGCTCTACATCGGCGTGACGAGCGACCTCGCGCGCCGCGTCTATGAGCATAAGCACGAGGTTCTGCCTGGCTTCACGGCGAAGTACGACATCGACCGGCTCGTCTACTTCGAGGTGGTGGAGAATCCGAGAACCGCAATCGCGCGGGAAACACAGTTGAAGGGATTGCTGCGCAAGAAGAAAGTGGAGCTGATCGAAAGCGCGAATCCCGGCTGGAGGGACCTGGCGGTGGAGTTGGGGCTGATCGACTGA